A section of the Leishmania panamensis strain MHOM/PA/94/PSC-1 chromosome 3 sequence genome encodes:
- a CDS encoding long chain fatty Acyl CoA synthetase, putative (TriTrypDB/GeneDB-style sysID: LpmP.03.0220), with the protein MGAVLSYYFKKRNKVSEVDFPCYREYDAYGQQSVPVEGSSASDRSMIYRMAKTSNADFERLRDEWYKGGTCLSVVEAICKMRGQATCLAYRKLREIEKSETTTADGRTKVLETYVFEPGLRTISYERLWKCVINFGRGLQEIGLKKGEIVSIYEETRWQWLVTLYSCWSQNLVVSTVYANLGEDALQYALAETQCRAIVCNGTKVKDVLQMFELIEAPKHTKIIYLDELPSPVTSEEYDVHAWIDLVLLGEKSEARHHIPNGAENKDDLALIMYTSGTTGNPKGVMHTHGSLYSGCMTINHRITDLLGEMTVQEWYCSYLPLAHIMEFAVTSVLMMRGVIIGYGSPRTLTDTFAKPYGDMTAYRPYIFVAVPRVFDTMKKAVEAKLPPPGSIKRKVFDKAYKDRLKALKSGRDTPFYNKKVFFAARQVMGGRVHAMLSGGGPLSASTQEFVNVVFGMVIQGWGMTETVCCGGIQRTGNLEYNSVGQVLNTEELRLLDTEEFKHTDQPEPRGEVLLRGPFLFKGYYKQPELTKEALDEEGWYHTGDVAAMAPNGTVRIVGRVKALVKNANGEYLALEALESIYGTNEVTLPNGVCVLVNSHRSYITIIALTNEALVNAFMKKHKITTGTFPSILKDKEFLNKVLFSLQKTGRDAHRSSFEIVQGVVLLDDEWTPENGVLTAAMKLKRRVIEERYADAIKELFEKE; encoded by the coding sequence atgGGGGCCGTTTTGTCGTACTACTTCAAGAAGCGCAACAAGGTGAGCGAGGTGGACTTCCCGTGCTACCGGGAGTACGACGCCTATGGCCAGCAGAGCGTTCCGGtggaaggcagcagcgccagtgaCCGCTCCATGATCTACCGCATGGCAAAGACGAGCAACGCGGACTTCGAACGCCTGCGCGACGAGTGGTACAAGGGTGGCACCTGCCTCTCCGTTGTCGAGGCAATCTGCAAGATGCGCGGCCAGGCCACGTGCTTAGCTTACCGGAAGCTGAGAGAGAtcgagaagagcgagacgaCCACCGCCGATGGCCGCACGAAAGTGCTCGAGACGTACGTATTTGAGCCGGGGCTGCGGACGATCAGCTACGAGCGCCTCTGGAAGTGCGTGATCAACTTCGGCCGCGGCCTTCAGGAGATCGGCCTCAAGAAAGGCGAAATCGTCTCCATCTATGAGGAGACTCGCTGGCAGTGGCTGGTCACCCTGTACAGCTGCTGGTCACAAAACCTCGTCGTGTCCACCGTGTACGCCAATCTCGGTGAGGACGCGCTCCAGTACGCCTTAGCAGAGACGCAGTGTCGTGCAATCGTGTGCAACGGTACCAAGGTGAAGGACGTGCTGCAGATGTTCGAGTTAATCGAGGCACCCAAGCACACCAAAATCATCTACCTCGACGAGTTGCCATCCCCGGTGACGTCAGAGGAGTACGACGTGCACGCATGGATCGACCTGGTGCTACTcggggagaagagcgaggccAGGCACCACATCCCTAATGGCGCCGAGAACAAGGATGACCTCGCGCTCATCATGTATACGAGCGGCACCACTGGCAACCCGAAGGGCgtcatgcacacacacggtaGCCTTTACAGCGGCTGCATGACGATCAATCATCGAATCACCGACTTGCTAGGGGAGATGACGGTACAGGAGTGGTACTGCTCCTACCTACCTCTCGCCCACATCATGGAGTTTGCCGTCACCTCGGTGCTCATGATGCGCGGCGTCATCATCGGCTATGGCAGCCCACGCACACTGACAGACACCTTCGCCAAGCCGTACGGCGATATGACTGCGTACCGGCCGTACATATTTGTCGCTGTCCCGCGGGTCTTTGATACGATGAAGAAGGCCGTAGAGGCGAAGCTCCCGCCTCCGGGGTCGATCAAGCGCAAGGTATTTGATAAGGCCTACAAGGATCGCCTCAAGGCGCTCAAGTCAGGCCGCGACACGCCATTCTATAACAAGAAGGTCTTCTTCGCTGCCCGTCAGGTGATGGGCGGCCGCGTGCACGCGATGCTTAGCGGTGGAGGCCCACTCTCAGCGTCCACTCAGGAGTTTGTCAACGTTGTCTTTGGCATGGTAATTCAGGGCTGGGGTATGACGGAGACGGTTTGCTGCGGCGGCATCCAACGCACGGGCAACCTTGAGTACAACTCGGTTGGTCAGGTACTCAAtacagaggagctgcggctgctagACACGGAGGAGTTCAAGCACACAGATCAGCCAGAGCCGCGCggtgaggtgctgctgcgcggccccttcctcttcaAGGGCTACTACAAGCAGCCAGAGCTGAcgaaggaggcgctggacgaggagggaTGGTACCACACTGGCGACGTAGCTGCCATGGCCCCGAACGGCACCGTGCGCATCGTTGGCCGCGTCAAGGCGCTCGTCAAGAATGCCAACGGCGAGTATCTGGCGCTAGAGGCGCTGGAGAGCATCTACGGCACGAACGAGGTCACCCTTCCGAACGGCGTCTGCGTGCTTGTCAACTCGCACCGCAGCTACATCACCATCATTGCCTTGACAAACGAGGCACTGGTGAATGCGTTCATGAAGAAGCACAAGATCACAACCGGCACGTTTCCTTCCATCCTGAAAGACAAGGAGTTTCTGAATAAGGTGCTCTTCAGCCTCCAGAAGACGGGCCGCGACGCGCATCGCTCCTCATTCGAGATAGTGCAGGGCGTGGTGTTGTTGGACGATGAGTGGACGCCGGAGAACGGCGTGCTGACAGCCGCCATGAAGCTCAAGCGCCGCGTCATTGAGGAAAGGTACGCGGACGCCATCAAAGAGCTCTTCGAGAAGGAGTAG
- a CDS encoding ribosomal protein L38, putative (TriTrypDB/GeneDB-style sysID: LpmP.03.0240), translating into MPREIKTLKEFLAICSRKDARCVKVKRNPSATKFKVRCSRYLYTLVVNDKKKADKIERSIHPSVKKIAVTARSHAKTNAGTKQ; encoded by the coding sequence ATGCCGCGGGAGATCAAGACTCTGAAGGAATTCCTCGCCATCTGCTCTCGCAAGGATGCACGGTGCGTGAAGGTGAAGCGCAACCCGAGCGCCACCAAGTTCAAGGTCCGGTGCAGTCGCTACCTCTACACACTCGTCGTgaacgacaagaagaaggccGACAAGATCGAGCGCTCCATCCACCCCTCCGTGAAGAAGATCGCCGTGACGGCCCGCTCGCACGCCAAGACGAACGCCGGCACCAAGCAGTAA
- a CDS encoding hypothetical protein (TriTrypDB/GeneDB-style sysID: LpmP.03.0170), protein MLLGELLFGTDARRGADSSFPLCPPPVSPPASLDSIATVFGAAATAGGADPPRLRRSRPPLHLTQTTLDLGQAEPTIATRCPLCHMLYAAENDEDAALHRRFCRGEERLRRRERGPLDASSAFATAFRSRRARTEAAAKPLAPRTHTAALAVGMLEALSGAQTGHSLSPLLSNTTRTSQRGGQRRREGWARGVGKAIHATTNAPTDLVDTTVCSCRSVFCPLLSSSSPHRSSPLEVFHLVFNACRLTDRKGTGMALRLLELLDFTPVVVRAAAACTNSTPTALSSLSCKNTPVVPTVKDSATPTVHMVCVVDAVLRQLLCAVVGEPRRREQDPELCVERRADGTTVCSTRRHFTHGDVAGLWLCSPAELSTAQETWAKRTAAPFTSTRQTLANFFGTHAFSGAPSSTQTHAAHTIDKAQERCQEAAGVALHTLAQRLVYGSSLCPAQHLSYAQAAVAAAVAYVGADFIEESLAAVSSCYPAGAILAPREDVAEPQPLYTHDDNSDSGSDSDNANEGDTVVSRE, encoded by the coding sequence ATGCTGCTCGGCGAGCTTCTCTTCGGCACCGATGCAAGACGGGGTGCAGATTCCTCCTTTCCgctctgccctcctcctgtgTCGCCACCTGCCTCACTTGACAGCATCGCAACTGTGtttggtgccgctgctacggCAGGTGGTGCCGATCCGCCACGCCTGCGTCGCAGTCGCCCCCCGCTACACCTCACGCAGACCACCTTGGATCTCGGTCAGGCGGAGCCGACGATTGCCACGCGTTGTCCGCTCTGTCACATGCTTTACGCTGCCGAGAATGACGAGGACGCCGCGCTGCACAGACGCTTCTgccgaggagaagagcgactTCGTCGTCGTGAACGGGGTCCACTCGATGCGTCGTCGGCCTTCGCGACTGCCTTCCGCTCACGACGCGCTCGGACGGAAGCCGCCGCGAAGCCTTTAGCGCCCCGTACGcacacggcagcgctggcagtggGCATGCTGGAGGCTCTGAGTGGTGCACAGACGGGGCATTCACTCAGCCCTTTGCTATCGAACACTACAAGGACGTCACAACGAGGTGGCCAACGTCGCCGAGAGGGTTGGGCTCGCGGAGTTGGCAAGGCAATCCATGCGACGACCAACGCGCCGACTGACTTGGTAGATACCACAGTTTGTTCGTGCAGAAGTGTCTTCTGCCCACTgctgtcgtcctcctcgccccatCGCTCCTCACCACTGGAGGTGTTTCATCTCGTTTTCAACGCGTGTCGCTTGACGGACAGGAAAGGAACCGGCATGGCTCTCAGGCTGCTCGAGCTGCTGGACTTCACGCCGGTTGTAgtgcgtgccgccgccgcgtgtACAAATTCCACGCCGACTGCgctgtcgtctctctcctgtaAAAACACCCCTGTCGTGCCGACAGTAAAGGACAGCGCTACGCCGACTGTTCAcatggtgtgtgtggtggatGCCGTGCTACGGCAGCTGCTATGCGCCGTGGTCGGAGAGCCTCGGAGGCGCGAGCAAGATCCAGAGCTCTGTGTAGAGCGGCGCGCTGATGGGACAACGGTGTGCAGCACACGCCGGCACTTCACGCACGGCGACGTGGCGGGACTGTGGTTGTGCTCCCCTGCCGAGCTCAGCACCGCGCAGGAAACGTGGGCGAAGagaacagcggcgccgttcACATCGACCCGTCAGACGCTGGCGAACTTTTTCGGCACTCACGCGTTCAGTGGTGCGCCGTCCtcgacacagacacacgcagccCATACCATCGATAAGGCCCAAGAGCGGTGTCAAGAGGCCGCTGGTGTCGCACTCCACACCCTTGCCCAACGCCTTGTGTACGGCAGCAGTCTGTGccctgcgcagcacctctcctATGCACAGGcagctgtcgcagcagcggttgCCTATGTGGGGGCCGACTTCATTGAGGAGAGCCTGGCAGCCGTTTCCTCTTGCTACCCCGCTGGGGCCATACTAGCACCCCGCGAAGACGTGGCAGAACCGCAGCCACTTTACACGCACGACGACAACAGCGatagcggcagcgacagtgacAATGCCAACGAAGGTGACACTGTGGTGAGTCGTGAGTGA
- a CDS encoding U2 splicing auxiliary factor, putative (TriTrypDB/GeneDB-style sysID: LpmP.03.0180) gives MTTHVDRCVFFSRMGACRHGDQCTKLHYRPDTSPTVLFPMMYPNPHAIEHIKDREWNFELDKKYLKKHFEHFYKEVWRTFMEFGRIAELRVVSNLGDHLLGNVYIRFEDPQVASRIVNELRGKKLNAVIVLPELSPVTNFAEACCKEDLESRCQRGEQCNYLHIMKVSRRLLEKLEKEQSKHWKKREKRHEHSSSDRKRSRSRSPADKRW, from the coding sequence ATGACAACTCACGTTGACCGCTGTGTCTTCTTCTCAAGGATGGGTGCATGCCGGCACGGCGATCAGTGCACGAAGCTGCACTACCGCCCCGACACGTCGCCGACAGTGTTGTTCCCCATGATGTACCCGAACCCTCACGCGATTGAGCACATTAAGGACCGTGAGTGGAACTTTGAGCTCGACAAGAAGTACCTGAAGAAGCACTTTGAGCACTTCTACAAGGAAGTGTGGCGCACCTTCATGGAGTTTGGCCGTATCGCCGAACTGCGCGTCGTGAGCAACCTCGGCGATCACCTCCTCGGCAACGTGTACATCCGCTTCGAGGAcccgcaggtcgcctcacgTATTGTGAATGAGTTGCGCGGCAAAAAGCTGAACGCAGTTATTGTCCTGCCCGAGTTGTCGCCGGTCACCAACTTTGCCGAGGCGTGCTGCAAGGAGGATCTCGAGAGCCGTTGTCAGCGTGGCGAGCAGTGCAATTACCTCCACATCATGAAGGTGtcgcgccgcctcctcgagaAGCTCGAGAAGGAGCAGTCAAAGCActggaagaaaagagagaagcgccacgAGCACAGCAGTAGCGACCGGAAGCGTAGCCGCTCGCGGTCCCCTGCTGACAAGCGCTGGTGA
- a CDS encoding hypothetical protein (TriTrypDB/GeneDB-style sysID: LpmP.03.0160) — MSSLYSSSTSAVTDKSRDGTFLESDLKLLMAALRDNNSDNWEGKPQQETFCVYQMAPPVATTLPSSSGAEVADAARGSSLHSADKSDDSSNSLNALMRDYVHAVRGLRAFDSRMAANSISENVTAEPGDAADGMVDAKKVATTPCKATVGDGNSSAADAKLSEAAAPVDMVELLAALDCLPPITMARKGQQS, encoded by the coding sequence ATGTCGTCGCTGTATTCGTCGTCCACAAGTGCTGTCACGGACAAGTCGCGAGACGGCACTTTTCTGGAGAGCGACTTGAAACTACTAATGGCCGCACTGCGGGACAACAACAGCGATAACTGGGAGGGCAAGCCGCAGCAGGAGACGTTCTGTGTGTACCAGATGGCTCCGCCTGTCGCTACGActctgccctcttcctccggtGCGGAGGTGGCCGACGCGGCACGAGGGTCATCGCTGCACAGTGCTGATAAAAGCGATGACAGCAGCAACTCTCTCAACGCTCTTATGCGCGACTATGTGCATGCAGTCCGCGGCCTCCGGGCCTTTGACTCACGAATGGCAGCCAACAGCATCAGCGAGAACGTCACCGCAGAGCCAGGCGACGCGGCGGATGGAATGGTGGACGCGAAGAAGGTGGCAACGACGCCCTGCAAGGCAACAGTTGGTGACGGCAACTCTTCTGCAGCTGACGCCAAACTCtctgaggcggcggcaccggtcGACATGGTGGAACTGCTGGCAGCGCTGGATTGCCTGCCACCGATTACAATGGCTAGAAAAGGACAGCAGAGCTGA
- a CDS encoding hypothetical protein (TriTrypDB/GeneDB-style sysID: LpmP.03.0210) yields MSSSAMLRASGVLLDKSMFAAKRRVITPIQPTPGYPAHFIKASFTTDPLKEKQKARFSSGGDAMREVQDIPKRLEGQRSRADLTSRGDEDFAALIEFIQGASYDQLISGRRFRKIYEKLSENDDMFVWLCHTAMAVLNPGDMRSRLIYNHLKALAEAVASGEMTQRTAFRFFESAVRSPAYREIAARQLESGAATRLAGVAAAADVMREMGLTRRPMSSYFELYQRIVERSEAMTPWGFPPLFQFEERLALEPRLKFFSRAGQQQLERRRRGSIFSPHTILQGRRIFWIPPTWNRAGRFIGPHINLYPGLTPD; encoded by the coding sequence ATGTCCTCCTCAGCGATGCTGCGCGCCAGCGGCGTTCTGCTGGACAAGTCCATGTTCGCTGCGAAGCGGCGCGTCATTACACCAATCCAGCCAACGCCTGGCTACCCGGCGCACTTTATCAAGGCATCCTTCACGACGGACCCGCtcaaggagaagcagaaggctcgcttctcctccggCGGCGACGCAATGCGCGAGGTGCAGGACATCCCGAAGCGGCTGGAGGGTCAGCGGTCCCGTGCCGATCTCACCTCGCGTGGTGACGAGGACTTTGCGGCCCTCATCGAGTTCATTCAGGGCGCATCGTACGATCAGCTCATCTCCGGCCGGCGCTTCCGGAAGATCTACGAGAAACTCTCCGAGAACGACGATATGTTTGTCTGGCTTTGCCACACTGCCATGGCGGTGCTGAACCCCGGTGACATGCGCTCGCGGCTGATCTACAACCACCTCAAGGCTCTCGCCGAGGCAGTGGCGAGTGGCGAGATGACGCAGCGAACGGCGTTTCGCTTCTTCGAGTCCGCCGTGCGCAGTCCGGCCTATCGTGAGATCGCAGCCCGTCAGTTGGAGAGTGGCGCGGCCACTCGCCTAGctggcgtggcagcggcggcggacgTGATGCGCGAGATGGGGCTGACTCGACGCCCCATGTCCTCCTACTTTGAGTTGTATCAACGCATCGTGGAGCGCAGCGAGGCCATGACGCCGTGGGGCTTCCCGCCCCTCTTCCAGTTTGAGGAGCGGCTGGCACTGGAGCCGCGACTGAAGTTCTTCTCACGTGCGGGGCAGCAACAGTTggagcgacgccgccgcggctctATCTTCTCCCCGCACACCATCCTGCAAGGGCGGCGCATCTTCTGGATTCCGCCGACGTGGAACCGTGCTGGTCGCTTCATTGGGCCTCACATCAACTTGTACCCCGGCCTTACTCCTGACTAA
- a CDS encoding delta-1-pyrroline-5-carboxylate dehydrogenase, putative (TriTrypDB/GeneDB-style sysID: LpmP.03.0190) yields MLRRTVPFAFAAFKCPPVLNEPMDNFEPGSASAKGTLEACKAARAEVRECPIMIGGKPYTTSNVIKGIIPSDHQVQIAKAYNATPELAKKAVETAVEASKEWSQVPFRDRAAIFYKAAHLLSTKYRHEMRAATILGQSKNPWQAEIDCIAEACDFIRWNIHFAEELYAQQPRSVPNSGVWNTTDYRPLEGFVSAITPFNFTAIAANLAGTPALMGNTVVWKPSPTAVLSNYLMYMIMEEAGLPAGVINFLPCEPAVMDSAVNADPRLAAVVFTGSTRVFTEINKNIYGRLETYRNFPRISGETGGKDFHLVHPSADITHVAACTTRGAFEYQGQKCSACSRLYAPRSCWNALKALLVKGQKQIKMGQPDDFRNFMGAVIDEASFQKNKTHIEVAKAEANNYDIVVGGKCDKSTGYFIDPTIIETRDPRARLMREEIFGPVLTVFVYDDSKPGYWKEVCELVDSTTKYGLTGAVFSRERAPIREADKYLRYAAGNYYVNDKCTGAVVGQQPFGGSRLSGSNDKPGAGQFVTRFVSARSIKENFDVMPTISYPHQLPDVYTL; encoded by the coding sequence ATGCTACGCCGTACCGTGCCCTTTGCCTTCGCGGCCTTCAAGTGTCCGCCTGTGCTGAATGAGCCCATGGACAACTTCGAGCCGGGCTCTGCCTCGGCGAAGGGGACGCTAGAGGCCTGTAAGGCGGCTCGCGCAGAGGTGCGGGAGTGCCCAATCATGATTGGTGGCAAGCCGTACACCACCTCGAACGTCATCAAGGGCATCATTCCCTCGGATCACCAGGTGCAGATAGCCAAGGCCTACAACGCGACGCCGGAGCTcgcgaagaaggcggtggaaacggcggtggaggccTCGAAGGAGTGGAGTCAGGTGCCTTTCCGCGACCGCGCGGCCATCTTCTATAAGGCCGCGCACCTCCTATCGACCAAGTACCGCCACGAGATGCGTGCGGCAACAATACTGGGCCAGAGCAAAAACCCGTGGCAGGCGGAGATCGACTGCATCGCGGAGGCGTGCGACTTCATTCGCTGGAACATCCACTTTGCCGAGGAGCTCTACGCACAGCAGCCCCGTTCAGTTCCGAACAGCGGCGTGTGGAACACGACGGACTACCGCCCGCTCGAGGGGTTTGTGTCAGCCATCACACCGTTCAATTTCACGGCCATCGCCGCGAACCTCGCTGGCACGCCGGCGCTGATGGGCAACACGGTGGTCTGGAAGCCGAGCCCAACAGCGGTGCTCTCGAACTACCTGATGTACATGATTATGGAGGAGGCAGGGCTGCCGGCTGGCGTCATCAATTTCCTGCCGTGCGAGCCAGCGGTGATGGACAGCGCCGTGAACGCCGACCCGCgcctcgccgctgtcgtcttCACCGGCTCGACTCGCGTCTTTACCGAGATCAACAAGAACATCTACGGCCGCCTCGAAACCTACCGGAACTTCCCACGTATCTCTGGCGAGACTGGCGGGAAGGACTTTCACCTTGTCCACCCTTCCGCCGACATCACTCACGTGGCGGCCTGCACCACCCGTGGCGCCTTCGAGTATCAAGGACAGAAGTGCAGTGCGTGCTCGCGGCTCTACGCGCccaggagctgctggaatGCGCTGAAGGCGCTGCTCGTCAAGGGTCAGAAGCAGATCAAGATGGGCCAGCCGGACGACTTCCGCAACTTCATGGGCGCCGTCATCGACGAGGCGTCCTTTCAGAAAAATAAAACGCACATCGAAGTcgccaaggcggaggcgaacAATTACGACATCGTTGTGGGAGGCAAGTGTGACAAGTCGACGGGGTACTTCATTGACCCAACCATCATCGAGACACGCGATCCACGTGCGCGGCTCATGCGGGAGGAGATTTTTGGCCCTGTGTTGACAGTGTTTGTGTATGATGACAGCAAGCCGGGGTACTGGAAGGAGGTGTGCGAGCTCGTTGACTCGACAACGAAGTACGGCCTCACCGGCGCCGTCTTCTCGCGCGAGCGTGCGCCGATCCGGGAGGCGGACAAGTACCTGCGCTACGCGGCCGGTAACTACTACGTGAACGATAAGTGCACTGGTGCCGTCGTTGGTCAGCAGCCGTTCGGTGGCTCGCGCTTGAGCGGCTCGAACGACAAGCCGGGTGCTGGCCAGTTCGTCACCCGCTTCGTCTCGGCCCGCTCCATCAAGGAGAACTTCGATGTGATGCCTACCATCTCGTACCCGCACCAGCTGCCCGACGTGTACACGCTCTAG
- a CDS encoding protein kinase, putative (TriTrypDB/GeneDB-style sysID: LpmP.03.0200), giving the protein MQESNTLIFDVPDAFQVESIIGQGAYGAVCKALFCDDQIAVKKIPHYSRTEDAARRVLREIEILQNLQFCEQVVGCRLFFRPKSEEKDVYVAMDYIPSDLSSVIKNGAITLDESVVRYITCQLLLALRALHRCNVLHRDVSTRNILIHYNSQVFLCDFGLSRFLDPDEQLSFGVVTQWYRAPEIILDAAYSYASDVWSVGVILGELLLRRHLFPGKTNDSANQLQLIFHLVGTPSKDIFDADRSFGRASQNAKNYALAYIEHRPCPSTLVNLLSTAPALHHSTIAAVPPQAVQLAQQLLRFDPAKRPSADEALRHPWFDPCRAFIDEVVQHQDVEEIPVFTQTQNMNLEELVKRIEEVVPVFSEDLLVEDDSAAANSA; this is encoded by the coding sequence ATGCAGGAGTCAAACACCCTCATATTTGACGTGCCAGACGCGTTCCAGGTGGAGTCCATCATCGGCCAAGGCGCGTACGGGGCGGTCTGCAAGGCTCTCTTCTGCGATGACCAGATCGCAGTGAAGAAGATCCCGCACTACTCCCGCACCGAAGACGCGGCGCGccgggtgctgcgcgagattGAAATTCTGCAGAACCTTCAGTTCTGCGAGCAGGTAGTTGGCTGCCGCCTTTTCTTCCGACCCAAGAGCGAGGAGAAAGACGTGTACGTGGCGATGGACTACATTCCGTCAGACCTGTCGTCTGTCATCAAGAACGGCGCCATCACACTCGACGAGAGCGTCGTGCGGTACATCACGTGCCAActcctgctggcgctgcgcgcactgcaccgctgcaacgtgctgcaccgcgacGTGAGCACCCGCAACATTCTGATCCACTACAACTCGCAGGTGTTTCTGTGCGACTTCGGGCTGAGCCGCTTCTTGGACCCGGATGAGCAACTCAGCTTCGGTGTCGTGACGCAGTGGTACCGCGCCCCAGAGATCATCCTCGACGCGGCTTACAGCTACGCGAGCGACGTGTGGAGCGTTGGCGTCATTCtcggtgagctgctgctgcgccgccacctgtTCCCTGGAAAGACGAATGACTCCGCGaaccagctgcagctcatctTTCACCTGGTTGGCACACCCTCCAAGGATATCTTCGACGCTGATCGCTCCTTCGGCCGCGCCAGCCAGAATGCCAAGAATTACGCGCTGGCTTACATCGAGCACCGCCCGTGTCCATCTACGCTGGTGAATCTCTTGTCCACCGCGCCGGCACTGCACCACTCGACTatcgcagcggtgccaccgcaGGCAGTGCAGCTCGCTCAGCAACTTCTGCGCTTCGACCCAGCTAAGCGACCGAGCGCTGATGAGGCCCTGCGACATCCGTGGTTTGATCCGTGCCGCGCCTTCATTGatgaggtggtgcagcaccagGACGTAGAGGAGATCCCGGTGTTCACGCAGACGCAGAACATGAACCTGGAAGAGCTAGTCAAGCGCatcgaggaggtggtgccggTCTTCTCTGAGGATCTGCTCGTGGAGGACGACAGTGCTGCCGCGAACAGTGCTTAG
- a CDS encoding hypothetical protein (TriTrypDB/GeneDB-style sysID: LpmP.03.0250), with the protein MDNVLHPAGGINAMPAPAPPPAGFFPQHPPVANAVLGPSPSGHQPPPPEVQRYWHSYRLWASLQPHIQQDQQAVLQLRAQAHIAKVAQQESLRQHLYRTMYWTLFVVCPLLSLLFLWLAIDAAAYGAELELLPFVKYDEALRDFAEAEGHHRHLRHGKGHNGATRKKKTIRID; encoded by the coding sequence ATGGATAACGTGCTGCATCCTGCGGGCGGTATCAATGCTAtgccggcaccggcgccaccgcctgccgGCTTCTTTCCGCAGCACCCGCCAGTCGCCAACGCAGTCTTGGGGCCCTCACCGTCTGGGCACCAGCCTCCGCCACCCGAGGTGCAGCGCTACTGGCACAGCTACCGACTGTGGGCCTCCCTGCAGCCACACATCCAGCAGGATCAGcaggctgtgctgcagctgcgtgcacAAGCGCATATCGccaaggtggcgcagcaggagtCCCTGCGACAGCACCTGTACCGCACCATGTACTGGACTCTGTTCGTGGTGTGTCCGCTGCTGTCTCTCCTGTTCCTGTGGCTGGCCATCGATGCCGCTGCATACGGTGCGGAACTGGAGTTATTACCCTTCGTGAAGTATGACGAGGCCCTCCGGGACttcgcggaggcggagggccaccaccgccacctcagACACGGCAAGGGCCACAACGGCGCAACTCGGAAGAAGAAAACTATACGCATCGACTGA
- a CDS encoding hypothetical protein (TriTrypDB/GeneDB-style sysID: LpmP.03.0230) yields MLRRTARCAMGNSRFSGSKERDRIEQERRRHVLYDAAGNLQIGGLLLLMYDDFKKPAAVGLAIAVFLYGYNRLLVHLSREEEAEGLRLDVQSEAVARQTGKLKADRYLVKPNRQIDDPDFFNIPALGGKGVNSSRLLSDDSVSSGTLHSERNRSS; encoded by the coding sequence atgctgcgccgcactgCACGATGTGCGATGGGCAACAGCCgcttcagcggcagcaaggaGCGCGACCGCATCgagcaggagcgccgccgccacgtgcTCTATGACGCTGCAGGCAACCTCCAGATCGGCGGCCTCCTACTCCTGATGTACGACGACTTCAAGAAgcccgccgccgtcggcctTGCCATTGCTGTTTTCCTCTACGGCTATAACCGACTGCTTGTGCACCTGtcgcgagaggaggaggcagagggccTGCGGCTAGACGTGCAGAGCGAAGCAGTGGCCCGGCAGACAGGCAAGCTGAAGGCGGATCGGTATCTCGTCAAGCCGAACCGCCAGATCGACGACCCTGATTTTTTCAATATCCCCGCCTTGGGCGGCAAAGGGGTCAACTCGAGTCGACTCTTGAGCGATGACAGCGTGAGCAGCGGGACTCTGCATAGCGAACGAAACCGCAGCTCATAG